In the Epinephelus lanceolatus isolate andai-2023 chromosome 6, ASM4190304v1, whole genome shotgun sequence genome, one interval contains:
- the LOC117270689 gene encoding uncharacterized protein LOC117270689, whose amino-acid sequence SADSVRLVHGTSLCSGRLEVRFNQWWSSVCEAVFDQQDAEVVCRELGCGPPSVFQGALYGEVEAPMWIKEFQCEGHESALLDCRRPGSDRNTCSTGKAVGLTCSEPDAVRLLGRDSRCAGTLEVKRQGDWRPVGAGFRSRVFTPKTVAVACEEMDCGSAVSVEKRESSVRSVWSIISDCVLSGSTLRECATLDQSSSIIYLTCSDLLLQPNISVSSSMDGVSKAQQQGVEVSRGSTFTITCSIQPQYPGGSFQLTFTSSNSSHNYTQPAVNHSAHFLFPAAEPAHQGSYSCVYHVYVVAHNFSSKSGLLSLTVSDPTLFIIRVVVLPLSLLLVNTALYFYCKASRGQSAGRQENIELYYCNLDVRRRAN is encoded by the exons TCTGCAGACTCTGTCAGGCTGGTGCATGGGACTAGTCTGTGCTCAGGCAGACTGGAGGTGAGGTTTAACCAGTGGTggtcctcagtgtgtgaagctgTCTTTGACCAGCAGGATGCAGAGGTGGTCTGTAGGGAGCTTGGCTGTGGACCTCCTTCAGTCTTCCAGGGGGCCCTCTATGGAGAAGTGGAGGCTCCGATGTGGATCAAAGAGTTCCAGTGTGAAGGTCATGAGTCTGCTCTCCTGGACTGTAGAAGGCCAGGCTCAGATAGAAACACCTGCTCAACTGGCAAAGCTGTTGGACTCACCTGCTCAG AGCCTGATGCTGTCAGGTTGTTAGGAAGAGACAGTCGCTGTGCAGGAACACTGGAGGTGAAACGTCAGGGAGACTGGAGACCAGTGGGTGCCGGTTTCCGCAGCCGTGTTTTCACCCCGAAGACAgtagctgttgcctgtgaagaGATGGACTGTGgctctgctgtttctgtagaAAAGAGAGAGTCCTCAGTAAGATCTGTGTGGAGTATCATCTCTGACTGTGTTCTCTCTGGATCTACTCTGAGGGAGTGTGCAACATTAGATCAAAGTTCCTCAATCATTTATCTCACCTGCTCAG ACCTGCTGCTTCAGCCCAACATCTCTGTGTCCTCCTCCATGGATGGGGTCTCCAAGGCCCAGCAGCAGGGGGTCGAAGTGTCTAGGGGCTCCACCTTCACCATCACCTGCTCCATCCAGCCACAGTACCCAGGAGGCTCCTTCCAGCtcaccttcacctcctccaACTCATCACACAACTACACTCAgccagctgtcaatcactctGCCCACTTTCTGTTTCCTGCAGCAGAGCCCGCCCACCAAGGAAGTTACAGCTGTGTTTATCACGTCTATGTTGTTGCTCATAACTTCTCCTCTAAGAGCGGTCTgctctctctcactgtctcaG ATCCAACACTTTTTATCATCCGAGTGGTCGTCCTGCCGCTGTCTCTGCTGTTGGTGAACACTGCCCTTTACTTCTACTGTAAG gccagcagggggcagagTGCGGGCAGACAGGAGAATATTGAGCTGTATTATTGTAACCTGGATGTTCGAAGGAGGGCCAACTGA